In Panulirus ornatus isolate Po-2019 chromosome 30, ASM3632096v1, whole genome shotgun sequence, a single genomic region encodes these proteins:
- the LOC139758607 gene encoding uncharacterized protein: MGLQQGNIIRPKLPRPPSETRRIRKPLMERKRRERINTSLNDLATLLAEAHMVKTEAGKPTKLEKADILELTVKHLLRLKGRTDPSCPSSSTSQGGASQHTTAAQQTNAVTQTTAVPQTACVSQAPDASEGGTSSSGNATSQRDTSPQVTTVPHKTPTPPGGTSPHGNTDATVHVTISTLTPPRDSQCASLTICGNERDDNYMLGFKRCMSAIDSAMKQYLEQPQDSIRPRLLQHLNNFLKSIDRRKDALAGQTPNQESEECTSTSPSSSDAQLVTSNAQPRVSVVRLPDTTSAEGEISNMAHVTGLTLVPTRLPSGSLAFVVQGSVDASQLLQTAEDMTDSANATQALPKVTLKNVKTEVTSADGAGVTLTPSDAQTSKELIKAARVESEKVKIEKDKCEVTSEKCKESFSISPTPEVPVHVPLPREKVDTVEATTAKPSASGTVLPEPPNPSLKVVGVESSSESLVQSSGKQNLHCLPPAPPTPPTGGILARLSPTPSTPTTSRGPSIVRLPHPRVPPTSPAVSTCHPLPPTPPTPSHQITTTTPVSQTITSDDTPKTSVSVQQASTSPHLTPVQLICKVQTLTPGNTPRGGIAQILTPGSTGRGCTTQKLSQAWLSTPTTSQSQYSFPPTPPTPTRQQNLQQALPSKPSLQPPASLASVVIRRRRVGDQVLEMEKEVMEDEEEEEEEEEVDVLMMDAGEEMERGDPNDVPFDLSLRRMWRPW, translated from the exons ATGGGgctccagcaggggaatattatcCGACCTAAACTACCACGCCCACCTAGCGAGACCAGACGG ATCCGCAAGCCGCTGATGGAACGGAAACGACGCGAGCGCATCAACACGAGCCTGAACGACCTGGCCACCCTCCTGGCGGAGGCCCACATGGTAAAGACGGAGGCAGGCAAGCCCACCAAGCTGGAGAAGGCGGACATTCTCGAACTCACTGTCAAGCACCTTCTGAGGCTCAAAGGCCGCACCGACCCTTCCTGTCCCTCCAGTAGCACTTCGCAAGGAGGCGCTTCCCAACATACCACTGCTGCTCAACAGACTAATGCTGTTACACAGACTACTGCTGTTCCACAGACTGCATGTGTTTCACAGGCTCCGGATGCTTCTGAGGGAGGAACCTCTTCCTCAGGAAACGCCACGTCACAAAGGGATACAAGTCCACAGGTCACCACTGTTCCTCATAAGACCCCTACTCCACCAGGTGGTACCTCACCTCATGGAAACACCGACGCGACCGTGCACGTTACTATAAGCACACTCACCCCGCCGAGAGACTCGCAATGCGCCAGTCTGACGATTTGTGGTAACGAGAGGGACGACAACTATATGCTGGGCTTTAAGAGGTGCATGAGTGCCATAGACAGTGCCATGAAGCAGTACCTGGAGCAGCCACAGGACAGCATCCGCCCGCGACTCCTGCAACACCTCAACAACTTCCTCAAATCGATAGATCGTCGCAAAGACGCCTTAGCAGGTCAAACACCCAATCAGGAGTCGGAAGAATGTACTTCTACATCCCCTTCTTCAAGCGATGCCCAGCTAGTTACCTCTAACGCCCAGCCGAGGGTGTCTGTCGTCAGGCTGCCAGACACGACGTCTGCCGAAGGTGAGATCTCTAACATGGCACACGTTACAGGCCTGACGCTGGTGCCTACGCGTCTTCCAAGTGGAAGCTTGGCTTTCGTGGTCCAGGGCAGTGTGGACGCGTCCCAACTGCTGCAGACGGCGGAGGATATGACCGACTCGGCCAATGCCACACAAGCGCTGCCGAAAGTGACTCTGAAAAATGTGAAGACCGAAGTGACATCCGCTGATGGTGCTGGGGTCACTCTCACGCCCTCTGACGCTCAGACGTCGAAGGAACTCATCAAAGCCGCCAGGGTGGAATCTGAGAAAGTCAAAATCGAAAAAGACAAGTGTGAAGTGACGAGTGAGAAATGCAAGGAAAGTTTTAGCATTAGTCCTACACCAGAGGTCCCAGTTCACGTCCCTTTACCGAGGGAGAAGGTAGATACAGTGGAGGCCACGACGGCAAAACCCTCAGCCTCTGGGACAGTCTTACCCGAGCCTCCAAACCCCTCCCTGAAAGTTGTCGGGGTCGAATCATCATCTGAATCACTGGTTCAGTCATCAGGGAAGCAGAACCTCCACTGCTTGCCTCCCGCACCCCCGACGCCACCTACCGGAGGTATCTTGGCACGTctctcacccacaccatccactccaaccacaTCTAGAGGACCTAGCATCGTGCGCTTGCCCCATCCCAGGgttcctccaacatcaccagctgTCTCTACTTGTCATCCGCTGCCTCCAACGCCCCCAACACCATCGCATCAAATTACAACCACAACCCCAGTTAGTCAGACCATAACGAGTGATGACACCCCAAAGACCTCTGTTAGTGTACAACAAGCATCAACCTCTCCGCATCTTACTCCAGTCCAGCTCATCTGTAAGGTGCAGACGCTCACACCGGGGAACACCCCTCGTGGTGGCATCGCCCAGATACTAACGCCTGGCAGCACTGGTCGTGGTTGCACCACTCAGAAGTTGTCCCAAGCTTGGTTGTCAACACCCACAACTAGTCAGAGCCAATACTCctttccacccacccctccaacgCCAACCAGGCAACAGAATCTCCAGCAGGCACTTCCCTCCAAGCCATCCCTACAACCTCCTGCGTCGCTAGCTTCAGTAGTCATCCGCCGAAGGAGAGTTGGAGAccaagtgttggagatggagaaagaagtgatggaagatgaggaagaggaggaggaggaggaggaggtggatgtgctaaTGATGGACGCAggggaagagatggagagaggagaccCGAATGATGTGCCTTTCGAcctgtccctcagaagaatgtggAGACCGTGGTGA